CCACTGTGTGCAGGTGTTCTGGTGGGGACGCCGACATGAAAAAAGCGCCCACCCCGAATCAGGGACCTAGGCGCTCGCGACCTGACTAGAATGTATTGGTCATGACGTCGTCTTGCGCCGAATAGTGTAGCGTGCAGAACAGGATTGCAAGTGTTATGCTCAACATTCGGGCGGGGTGCAAATTGGCCCTGCTCTTGCACCTGTGCGGGTTGTAACGCGGGCATCGGACCCCGGCCGTGCCCGTGGAGGAAAAATTGGAATGCCAGGTACTCGCAGCACGGGATCAGGATGAAGACACTTCTCTCGTTCGCAGCCGTTGCAGGCTGGCTCAGCATACAGGCCGCGGTCGCGCCGGCGCTAACGCAGGCCGACGCGGCGGCTGAGGCGCCGCAGGCAGGCGGGGGCCCGAGTGCGTCCGCTACGGCGAGCGCCGCGGAAGCTGAAGCCATGCGGGCCGCGCTCGACCGCGATCTCCGGGAGATCATCGCGCGTCCCGGCTGGAGCGGCGATGAGTGGAGCGTGATGGTGCGGTCGCTCGACCGTGGCGACACGCTCTTCTCCTTCGGCGGCGACAGGCCGCTCGCGCCTGCATCGAACATGAAGCTCTTCACGACTGCGGCCGCGCTGTACTACCTCGGGCCCGACTTCCGATACAACACGTTCCTGATGGCGACCGGGCCGATCCGTGACGGCGTGCTGGAGGGCGACCTGGTGCTTTACGGCACAGGCGATCCCACGTTCAGCAGCCGGTTCGGCGACAACCTGCGGGTATGGAAGGCCTTTGCCGACACACTGCAGGCGATGGGCGTGCGTGAGATCCGCGGCAGCATCATGGGCGACGGCTCCTATTTCACGGGGCCCGGCGCGGGCGAGGGCTGGCAGCAGGGCTACATGAATGCGTCGTATGCCGCCTCCGCGGGCGCACTGAGCTTCGCGGAGAACATCGCGATGCTGCAGATCGCACCCGGGGCGGAAGACGGCTGGCGGCCGGAAGTGCGGCTGGTCCCGGGCGGCGAGGGTATCGCCATCGTGAACCAGGCCACGACACGTGCCGGCGGGTCGACCCGGATCAGTGCGACACGCATGGCTTATGACGGCCCGATCGTGGTGCGCGGCCAGATCGGACGTGGCGCGAAGCCGGTACTGCGATCGGTTCCGGTATCGGACCCGGCGCGCCTGGCCGCCGCAACGTTCCGTGCGGTGCTGGTGGATCGGCAGATCACGATACAGGGCGGCCTCGGATCCGCGCATTCGAGTGAGGAGTCGCCGGTCACGGGACGGTCGGTGTTTGCGCCGGCACTCGACTCGCAGGCGCCGATACGGGTTCTGGCCGTACACACGTCGGAGCCGATCCTCGACATCCTGACGATCATCAACAAGCGCAGCCATAACCTGATGGCGGAGCAGGTGCTGCGGACAGTTGGACGGGTGGCGGTCGGCGAGGGCAGCGTCGCAGGGGGACGCCGCGCGATCGAGCACATGCTCGCACAGGAAGGTCATCCTGCCGACATCGCCGTGTATGACGGCTCGGGGCTGTCCGTGCTGAACCGGGCGAGCGCGGGAGACTTCATCGATCTGCTGGCGCTGATGGCGGCCTCGCCCATGTGGCCCTACTACTGGGAGACGCTGCCGGAGGCGGGAGCATCGGACGGCCTGCGGCGAATGTACCGGACGGGCGCCGAAGGCAACCTGCGAGCGAAGACGGGCACCATTGACCGCGTGTCCGCTCTTTCGGGTTACGTGTCGTCGGCGAACGGCGAGCGACTGGCGTTCAGCATCATCAGCAACAATGTCCCGTCGACGTGGATGGCCAAGCGTGTCGAGGACGCGATTGGCGGACGCCTCGCGGAGTTCGAGCGGCCGCTGGATGCGCCGGCCCGGCGAGTCGACCCGGGCGAGCGGGCAGCAGGGGGTACATCCGAGGATGGCGTCGCGGCACCCGCACCGGTACCGACGCAGCCGCGGGAGCCCGCGGCGACTCAGACGCATCGAATCGGACGCGGCGAGACCCTGAGCCATCTTGCGCGCCGATATGGTGTGAGCGTCGCGGACATCGAGCGTGCGAACCCCGGGCTGAACCCGCGTCGTGTGCAGGTCGGCCAGCTGGTCCGCATCCCGACCCGGGACGGCCCGGTTCCGACACCGGACCAGACGACGGGAACGCCGCCCGCGAGCAACGCGCCCGCGGCAGGTCAGCCTGCCACGGGACAGCCGGCGGCCGCGCAGCCGCCCCGGTCAGACCCGGCTGCCGCACAGCCGGCGGCCGCGCGCACGCATACGATACGGAGCGGTGACACGCTGGACGGAATCTCGAAGCGCTACAGTACCACGGTGAGCGCGCTGCAGGCGGCGAATCCCGGGCTGAACCCGCGGCGCCTGATCCCGGGGAAGACGATTCGTATCCCGTAACACCCGTGCCGGTGGGCGGCTCCCGGTCGTGAGACGGAAGAGCCGCGGCGCGCGATGCGCCGCGGCTCTTTTCTTCGCATGCATGTCAGCTAGTCTGCGAGCAGCCTGCGTGCGGAGACGAACATGGCGGCGAGCCGATGCTCGAGCGGCTCGGAGCCGGCGAGGTCGTTGATGTGCACGCCGCCGTTGCCGAGTGCGGAATGGATGATGAGTGGACCGCCGAGCGAGATGGCCACGTGGCTCACGCGGGCCTCGGGCTCGGCGAAGAAGAGGAGATCTCCGGGCCGCAGCTCGCTCAGCTCGAGACCGAGCGCTACGCCGGTGCCCGCGCGCTCCTGGAGATCGGAGTCGCGAGGGAGGGCGATCCCGTGCATCCACATGACTGCCTGCGTGAATCCCGAGCAGTCGACGCCATTCAGCGTGACGCCGCCCCACAGGTAGGGTGCGCCATACCAGCGCCGGGCGGTGCGTGCGATGCTCTCACCGCGGTGCGGGAACCAGTCACTCAGGCGATCGACATCGACGACATCGCCGTTGGCCACCATGCCGCTGCGGCCGTCCGGAAGATGATAGGCACCCGAGTGCCGCGTCAGGCGTGCGCCCCAGGGCAGGCGTGCGATAATGCGGCCATCGGCGTCGATGAGCTCTGCGCCGAGAGATACGACCGACTCGCCATTGCTGCCCCGCTCCCAGGCGAAGGCCCAGTCGTCGTCGCCGCCCTGGAGATATCCCTGATAGGCCCAGCCGACATAGCCGTCCTCGCCGCGGATGCGATACCAATCGTCGGCGTGGGCGAGAAGCTCGACGCGCATGCCCATGACCAGCTGAGAGATCTGCGGGGCCGGCAGCCGCGGCTCGGCATAAACCGGAGCCACTGCGGAGCGGACCAGGGCGTGGCGGGCGGCGCCGAGTGATGCGTCGGGCAGCCGCATGACGTTGTCGACGGCGGTGAGTCCCTGATCTCGCAGCTGCGCGACCAGCGCGGTCACAGCGGCGGGATGCGTGGACTGACCGCGCAGCACGACCGTCGCACCGTCCTGCTGGGCGACGACATCGAAGACCCCGGACCGGAAGTCAGGGACGAACTGGCGTCGGACTTCTTCGATCGCGTCGTCGAGCGCACCGCCGGTATCGCTGCGCGACGTCATCCGGCGTTCGCGTTCGTCCGTTCGCGCTGTGACCCCGGTTGTGCGCCAGTCGCGGGCGAGGCGCCATGCTCGAGGAGCGCGCGCTCACGCACGATGTGGAGCCGGCGATGCAGCTCGAAGTCGGACATCGTGAGCAGGGTCCGCTCCGCGGTGGCGCGCGACTGCCAGCGCACTTCCGGCACAGGCAGCACCGCGCCGTCGGGGCCCTCGAAGACGAGGTACCAGCGCGTATGGTGTCGCGGCGTATCCTCCTCGCGCGCGCTGGCGTTCCAGCTGGCGCCACTGTCGTCCATGAACGTCTTCATTGCATTCCTTCCTGTCGCGTGGTAGACCTGTCGAGCAGCGCCTGGAGGGCTGCGTCATTCATGTCGTCGAGCTCGCGCACGGCCGCGTCCTGTGCGACCGCCTGCAGCGGAGCCTGCCGGGCGGCCAGTCCGGACGAAACGGGCGGGACGAAAAGGGCGACGCTCGCGCCCCACGATTCGCGTCCCAGCACTACGTCCCACGCCACACCGGCTCGATCCTGAAATTGTCGCATACCAACCTCACCCTTGCGCGGCGGCACACGAACCCACAGCGTTGCAGGCCGCATGCAATGATACCGGAGCGATGCAGGACATGTACGATGCGCTGACGGACCGTCTCGAAGAAGGCATCTACCAGATCGTCGCGTTCCTGCCGCGTCTGGCGGCGGCCCTTGGCATCCTGATGGTCGGTCTGGCCATCGCGAAAATGGTCGAGCGCGGCACCGATCTGGCCCTGCACCGCATCGGCTTCGACCGCTGGATGCAGGAGGGCGGCGTGACCGAGGCACTGGAGCGCGCCGGCACGACGCTGGACCCGTCGTCCGTGATCGCGAAGCTCGTCTTCTGGACGATGATGCTCCTGGTGATCCTGCTCTCCGCCAACGCGCTCGGCATCACCGCCGTGAGCGTGCTGTTCGCGGAACTGCTCGCATACGTGCCGAACGTCATAGCCGCCGTGATGGTCCTCGTCCTGGGCATCCTGCTCGGCGAATTCATCAAGGACCTCGTACTGGCATCGGCCGGCGGGCTGCCGGGCGGCTTCAATCTGGCGCGCGCAGCCAAGGCCGCGATCATCCTGCTCGCCACGTTCATGGCGCTCGACCAGCTCGACATCGCGCAGGACATCGTGCTCGTGTTCTTCATCGCGGTCGTGGGCGCCGCCGCCCTCGCAGCCGGCATCGCCTTCGGTCTCGGCGGCCGAGAGGTCGCGGCCCAGATCGCGCGCGAATGGTTCGAGAGCCATCGTGCTGCATCGCGCCGTCGCCCCCGCCCGGAGACACCTCCACCGCCGCATACACCAGCGGCGCCGCCGTTTCCGACAGCGCCGCCCGGCGACGTGCGCGAGTAGCCTGGACTAGTCCCCCCAGCGCATCCGGATCGCGATGCCCTCGTCGAGAGCCGTCTGCAGATCCTCCGGCGTCGCCGTCGAAAGCCAGCCGTGCGGGCGGTACACCAGCCGCTGTGCCGCGGCGCCCGGCCCGCTCTCGAACAGGATCGCTTCCCAGCCCGTTCGCGACGATACGGCGCCGTCGTCCGTCCTGTCGTGCAGACGGGCCATCCAGCTCGTGCCGTCCGCTACCTTGAACACCCTCATCGCATCTCCCCGTCGTCAGGTCCGGCTCAATGATGTCATTGAGGACGCCCCCGGACAAGCGCTATTCCCGGCGCGCGGGCCTCAGACGCCCATGATGTGATAGCCACCATCGACGTAGACGACCTCGCCCGTCACACCGGCCGCGAGGCCGCTGCACAGGAACAGGGCGGCATTGCCGACGTCGCCCTGGGTTACGTTGCGCCGCAGCGGTGTGCGCTCCTCGGCCAGGCTCATCAGGCCCTTGAAGCCACGCACGCCCGACGCCGCCAGCGTCTTGATCGGACCGGCACTGATCGCATTGATCCGCACGCCATCCGGACCGAGATCCGCGGCGAGGTAGCGAACGCTCGATTCCAGCGCCGCCTTCGCGACACCCATCACGTTGTAGTTCGTGACCACCTTCTCGGCACCGTAGTACGACAGCGTCAGGATGTTGCCGCCGCGCTCGCGCAGCATCGGCGCGGAGTGGCGGGCCAGCAGCACGAGTGAGAAGACGCTGATCTCCTGCGCCTTCAGGAACCCCTGGCGCGAGGTGTTCATGAAGCGGCCCTCCAGATCCTCACGGTTGGCGAAGGCGACGGCGTGGACGAGAACGTCGAAGCTGTCCCACTTCTCACGGATCCTGGTGAAGCATTCCTCCACCTGTCCATCGTCGCCAACGTCGCAGGGCAGGATCATCTCCGCATCGACGCTCTCCGCGAGCGGACGCACACGCTTCTCCAGCGCCTCGCCGGCATATGTGAAGATGAGGCTGGCGCCGTGCTCGTGGAGGGCCTGCGCGATGCCCCATGCGATGCTCCGGTCGTTGGCAACGCCGAACACGAGGACGCGCTTGCCCTCGAAGAGACGCGTGGGCGTCATGAATCTCTCTCCTTGTGCATCGTGAGTGTGCTCACTCGAAAATGTCGTAAGCGCCGGCGAGGTCCTTCTTCGAGAAGACCCTGAAGGCGACCAGCGTGGTCGTGCGCTCCAGGCCCTCGACCCTGGCCAGGCTCTCCGTGACGACGTCGGCGATCCGTTCCCACTCCGGCACGCGGATGATCGCAACGAGGTCCCAGTCACCGGAGACGGAGTACACCTCGGCAATGCCTTCGATGTCCGCAACTGCGCGCGCTGCGGTCGCGATGTGCTCGCGCTGCGCGCGGATCAGAACCACACCGGCCACCATTCCGTCCTCCGTTGCTCGAGATGTCGGGCGGACCGCGCGAAGGTACGGGGAAGTTCAACGCTGCCGCAAGCGCGACAGCGAGCCGGTTCTGCGGCGGGCGTGATGGTGTGCGGACTTGCGGCAGCGCCCGCGGCCGGGGATCTTCCGGCGCCATGACCAGGACACGAGCGACACCCGTTGCGGCAGCAGTGGTTCCGCCTGCAGCCAGTGCACATGCAGCGCTCCTCCTCATGGTGCTGATCTGGGGCGTCAACTTCCCCGTGGCCAAAGCCGCACTGACCGAGCTGAACCCGCTGGCGTTCAACGCGCTCCGATTTCCGCTGGCGGCGCTCGTGGTGTACGCGGCGCTCCGGCGACGCGGGGGATTCCTGTGGCCACGGCGCGGTGACCGCCTGCGTGTCTTCGGGCTGGGTGTGCTCGGCAACGTCTTCTATCAGCAGTTCTTCATCTTCGGGCTGGCGCTCACGCGCGCGGGCACCGCGAGCCTTCTGCTGGCCGCCACGCCGATCATGACGGCGCTGCTGTCGGCGGCGCGCGGCCACGAGCGTGTCGCGGCGCGGACCTGGTTCGGCGTCATCGCCACATTCGTCGGCATTGTGCTCGTCGTCGTGTTCGGCGGCGCCGCTGGCGAGGGGACCTCCAGCCTGCTCGGCGATTTCCTGATGATCGGTGCATCGCTCTCCTGGGCCGTTTATACCGTGGGCAGCCGAGGCTTCATCGAGCGGTACGGGTCTGTCCAGTTCACGGCGTGGACCCTGTGGACCGGTGCCATCGGGCTCTGCATCATAGGCCTGCCAGCGGTGGTGCGCACGGACCTGGGCGCGATATCGGCCGGCGCCTGGTTCGGTGTGGTGTACGCGGGGGCCCTCAGCATCGGCCTGGCGTACCTCATCTGGTACTACGGCGTGCGTCTGATTGGGAACACGCGTACGGCGGCCTATTCGAATCTGGTGCCTGTCGTTGCGCTGCTGGCCGCATGGCTTCGGCTGGGGGAGGTCCCCAGCGCGGGTCAGCTGGCGGGCGCCGGCGTGATTCTGACGGGGCTTACGCTCGCGCAGCTCAGGGT
This Longimicrobiales bacterium DNA region includes the following protein-coding sequences:
- the dacB gene encoding D-alanyl-D-alanine carboxypeptidase/D-alanyl-D-alanine-endopeptidase; translated protein: MKTLLSFAAVAGWLSIQAAVAPALTQADAAAEAPQAGGGPSASATASAAEAEAMRAALDRDLREIIARPGWSGDEWSVMVRSLDRGDTLFSFGGDRPLAPASNMKLFTTAAALYYLGPDFRYNTFLMATGPIRDGVLEGDLVLYGTGDPTFSSRFGDNLRVWKAFADTLQAMGVREIRGSIMGDGSYFTGPGAGEGWQQGYMNASYAASAGALSFAENIAMLQIAPGAEDGWRPEVRLVPGGEGIAIVNQATTRAGGSTRISATRMAYDGPIVVRGQIGRGAKPVLRSVPVSDPARLAAATFRAVLVDRQITIQGGLGSAHSSEESPVTGRSVFAPALDSQAPIRVLAVHTSEPILDILTIINKRSHNLMAEQVLRTVGRVAVGEGSVAGGRRAIEHMLAQEGHPADIAVYDGSGLSVLNRASAGDFIDLLALMAASPMWPYYWETLPEAGASDGLRRMYRTGAEGNLRAKTGTIDRVSALSGYVSSANGERLAFSIISNNVPSTWMAKRVEDAIGGRLAEFERPLDAPARRVDPGERAAGGTSEDGVAAPAPVPTQPREPAATQTHRIGRGETLSHLARRYGVSVADIERANPGLNPRRVQVGQLVRIPTRDGPVPTPDQTTGTPPASNAPAAGQPATGQPAAAQPPRSDPAAAQPAAARTHTIRSGDTLDGISKRYSTTVSALQAANPGLNPRRLIPGKTIRIP
- a CDS encoding NlpC/P60 family protein produces the protein MTSRSDTGGALDDAIEEVRRQFVPDFRSGVFDVVAQQDGATVVLRGQSTHPAAVTALVAQLRDQGLTAVDNVMRLPDASLGAARHALVRSAVAPVYAEPRLPAPQISQLVMGMRVELLAHADDWYRIRGEDGYVGWAYQGYLQGGDDDWAFAWERGSNGESVVSLGAELIDADGRIIARLPWGARLTRHSGAYHLPDGRSGMVANGDVVDVDRLSDWFPHRGESIARTARRWYGAPYLWGGVTLNGVDCSGFTQAVMWMHGIALPRDSDLQERAGTGVALGLELSELRPGDLLFFAEPEARVSHVAISLGGPLIIHSALGNGGVHINDLAGSEPLEHRLAAMFVSARRLLAD
- a CDS encoding enoyl-ACP reductase, which gives rise to MTPTRLFEGKRVLVFGVANDRSIAWGIAQALHEHGASLIFTYAGEALEKRVRPLAESVDAEMILPCDVGDDGQVEECFTRIREKWDSFDVLVHAVAFANREDLEGRFMNTSRQGFLKAQEISVFSLVLLARHSAPMLRERGGNILTLSYYGAEKVVTNYNVMGVAKAALESSVRYLAADLGPDGVRINAISAGPIKTLAASGVRGFKGLMSLAEERTPLRRNVTQGDVGNAALFLCSGLAAGVTGEVVYVDGGYHIMGV
- a CDS encoding Lrp/AsnC ligand binding domain-containing protein — protein: MVAGVVLIRAQREHIATAARAVADIEGIAEVYSVSGDWDLVAIIRVPEWERIADVVTESLARVEGLERTTTLVAFRVFSKKDLAGAYDIFE
- a CDS encoding DMT family transporter, which encodes MTRTRATPVAAAVVPPAASAHAALLLMVLIWGVNFPVAKAALTELNPLAFNALRFPLAALVVYAALRRRGGFLWPRRGDRLRVFGLGVLGNVFYQQFFIFGLALTRAGTASLLLAATPIMTALLSAARGHERVAARTWFGVIATFVGIVLVVVFGGAAGEGTSSLLGDFLMIGASLSWAVYTVGSRGFIERYGSVQFTAWTLWTGAIGLCIIGLPAVVRTDLGAISAGAWFGVVYAGALSIGLAYLIWYYGVRLIGNTRTAAYSNLVPVVALLAAWLRLGEVPSAGQLAGAGVILTGLTLAQLRVTRQPRS